In Flammeovirga kamogawensis, the sequence AAATAGACTCTAAGAATAATGAACGGTCTTTTTCTTTGAGTCCATTTGTGAATGCGGAAAGCATCTCTACCCAATCTTGAACAGGAAATTTATACCAGTTGATAATAAATTCGTTATGTAACCTTTCTAAAAATTGAGGAGGCATTATCTCAATACTTGCAATAATCATTTTAGGATGTGTAGCTATTGCTTTCCAAATATCAAAAGTAGTAAAAGGCAAATGTTTTGTTCTTTTATATAAAAGTTCCAATTCATCCCATACAGTGTGATCCTCATCTAAAGCAACAGTATCAAAAAGCTTTTGATAAGCTGCAATACGATCCTTTCTCTTTCTAATAGAAGAAAAACTACCAAGATGAGTTTCCTCTTCTGCTAATAATGAAGCCTCCTCCTTTGCTTTTACTAAGAACGGCTTAAACTGTATCTTCGATGTTCTATCAGGAAATATAAGCCAAGGCTTTTTGTTGTCTAAGACCTCAAGGTTCCAATCTTGCGTTGTTATATCATAAGGCATTTCCAAAAATGCTTTTTTACTTAACACTGAACTTAAACATAATGCTTGAAGCATAACATGTTCAGCATTCGATTGTGTACTTAATGAAAGTTCCTCTTGATTATATTCAATATGTTCGCCTGAGTGTGGATGTACACGAATACGTATTTTTTCTCCAGTAATTGTCAATTCAGCCATTGCACTATGAATATTATTTCCAAAGGCAATCGCTTTCAGTAACAAATCATAGCACTCCAATAGAGGAAGTAAGGTTACTTGTTGAGCAGGAAAAGTTACTTTTTTTGTATAGCAGACCTGCGAGTCAGTTGTACTCCTTATTGATATAGTTTTCGTAATACTTGCAGAGCTTAGATTATTGAAAAACAGACGATAACCATCCAATTGATGTACATTAAGCTCTGAAGTATGAACTACTTTATCATTATATAATAGTTTAAGTGATTGACTAGGAACTGGTAATCTGAAATAAAGGTTATCCAATTCTTCAGCCTCTTTGTTTCTTAAACGGAACTGTATTGTTTCTTTTCTCTTTAAGAAATCCTCATCAAATGATACTGATAGTGCACCTTCCTCTCCTTTATCTAAATTGTTCCACTCTACAGCTTCGTGTCTTTGTACTTCAGGAATAAAAGGGTCAAAATTTTGAAGGTAGATTTTATTATTTTCTAAATTATAAGAAAAGTTTTCAGGTAATACCTGAACGTTCCTTTGTAAAAATACAGTTATCCCGTCCTCAATATATCGAATATGTACTTTTCCCAAATGACAATTGGAATGCCATTTTCCAGCATAAAAATACTCTATGTTAGAGATTTGTATTCTTTGCTTCTGTAAAGTGATTTTATCTTGCTTCACCAGATAAGGAACACCTAAAAAAGTTTTAGCATTTAATGAAAAATAATTGTCATATACTGTTTTTGCAGGAGATAAATAATAAAGAAAAGGTCGATCATCCTTATTTTGTGCTAGTGCTATACGGTAAAGGTTCTCTTCATCCTTAAGCTCTATTGTCTGATTTATATGAATAACTTTATGCTTTTCTTTATTAACAACAACAAAGTTTGTTATATCAGATTGCTGAATTGCTAGTGTAGGTTTTGCTATTACAAGTCCTTCTGTCCTATGTGTTCGGACAGAACCTTGTCCTTTATAAACCCAATGATTATTTTGATCTTTAATAAAAAACCAGGGTAACTCTTCCCATAATGTTTCACTAATAATCGGTAAATTAAATGAAGCCTCTGTAAAGCGATCTACAAAACGTAATTCCCATTTTTTTAAATGAGCACCAGATGGTAAATTACTATTTCCCAAACGTTGGATATTAAACCCTTCTCTTCCATTTTTGAATGATTTATAAGTGCTACCTACTTCAATTTCAATACTAGACTCAATACTATAAAGTAATATTTTAGCATTAATTACTTTATCAAAAAGCACTGTATCAACTCTTAGATCTTCTTTTGTATAATGACCATCTGGAAAAATTAGTTTATTAATAAATAAGTCATTTTCTTCATTATAATAAGTGCTAAGTTGAATTTTCAGATCGTTCAACGTAGGAGCTTGTACAACATCGGAAATTAAAGTATTCAAAAAATTAACTCCTCTTTCTCCATCAAAAATAATTGGTAGTTCTTCTCTCCATTCAGGTATTACTTGATCCAAATATTCGATAGGGTCAGCATGTTTACCTAATTGGAATTGATGCTTTAATTCAAATGCTCTTTCTATAATATCATTTAGTATTTGATAATACACCTCACTTTGTAATACTTCAGGAGTATTCTGCTTCAAAACTAAATTTTGAATATCTCGTAAGAGATTACCCGTATGGAAATTAGTATAACCATTAAATGCCTCTCTTAAGGTATTTACTAGGTAGCCATTTTCAATAAAAGCATCCCTTGGAATTCCTGATTCTCTCGCAATTGTCCCTAAGAATTGTCTCCCCGCATTATTTCGAAATAATGGCCGGCTTAGATATTTCAACCCACTTTTGATAGCTGATTCAAATTTTGGTTGTGATAATCGGAAGATATCACTAATTTCTTTAAAAATTAAATCTTGAGTCCAATGACCACCTGCATAAGTTCTTCTAAATGCTTCAGCTGCAAATAATGTAAAATATACTTTCCAATAAAGATTATCCTTATCCCCATTTTTTAATGTTATTCTTAAAATTCTATACTCTTCTTCTGATATCTTATATTGAAATAATGGTCTACCATCAATTCGTTGTCTTATTTTTCTTAAAATAACTTCGCTCATAAGTTTAAATATTAATAGTAGTGAGAGGTAATATAAAGTTACTCTTACTGGTTAGGTTAAAAAAGGCATGTAACAAAAAAACACATCACAATATATAAAACTTAAGTCATATGTTATTAGTATTACAATTATATTTATATTCAGATATTTGTTTTCCAAGACTCTTTTAAAGGTTTCATTAATAATAATGTAAACTTAGAAATTAACTATGCACTCTTTGTACATAGTTGATATAAATAAGTTAACGATAGGGTTCTGATTCACTTTTAGTGGATAGCTTTTTTAACATTTTAGCAGATAGGATATTATTAATTTTGTTATGATGATACCACTCTCAACCTTTTCTAGTTTTGGTTCTTTGAATTTGATGGGTTTTCTACTAATGAATCTAATACTATAAATAAAAGAATCACTCATTTAAAACCTGTAACTTATTCTGGAAAATGTCCTTGTTGTTATACAGATAGAACCTTATTTATTCATAGTATCGAAAGAACTACGGAACGTTTATAGAAGTACTGTATGATAAATATACCTCATTTAGAAGAGTTCCATCATATAAGGATTTAACCCTTCCAACATGTCATTAGTAATGACTACCCATTCTTTTTTAGATGGAATGAAAATATACTAATTTCATCTAAAGCATATTTAATCCTTGTATGCGAATGAAATTTATTTTTATGCTTTATAAAAGCATCTTGTAAAGAAACAATACCCATAATACTTTTATTTATTTCCCTTTTTATTCTTTAATGCCTTTGCAGTTAAAGAGCCAATTGTTACTCCTATAACTGCAACTGGTAAAGTACCAGAAACGGCCCCAAATGCTCCTGCAATCCCAATTGTAGATCCAAGAACTCCTCCACTAACTCCACCGACAGCACCACCTTTTATTTCGTCTTTATTTTTTTTTGCTACTTCAACGGTTTTCTCAATAATACCATCAGATTAATTAATTCAGAAGTAACTTCAACACCTTTAGTCAACGCTTTTTTTAAGAAATTTTTCATTGCATTATTTATTTTTTATATAAAAATTAAAACCTATACATTTCATCTTCATCTAGATACTTTTTCCTTAGAATATGGATGTTTATAACAGCTGGAGTTAATCGTTTAAAATCAGAGTCAAATGCTTTCCAAACAAAAGCACCTCCAAGAGCAATCCATCCAACTGGACCTATTATAACTGAAAGAGCTTTTGTCATACCTGTATATACACCAAATGATAATGTTATACCTAAAGCACTTGTTAAAGCACCTAATGCTGTTGTTGCCATCATATAAACGCCAAATCCTGAAGCCTGAGCCAAGAGCATTGATCCTCCAACACCTGCAAATCCTTTTACATTATTTAAACCTCTTTTTTCGGCTTCTTTAATAAATTCCTGTTCAAGTTTAAGACGTTCCTCTTTTGTTAATTTATTAAGTGCCTTTTGAAAAGACTTTTCAACAATTTTTTGCTCTTTTTGAGCAATTGTAAGGTGACTATCATTTATCGATAAGTGATTCATAACCTTATCTACAACATCCAAGTAAGTATACTCATCGAAACTATTTAATAAGTTTTTACTTTTACTTTGAAGTTTCTCTTTAATAAGAGAAGTTGATGTTATATCTAAAATTTTTAAAAGGTTATCAATCTCTGTTTTATTCGCATGATATAGAATATTATCAATATCTCTCCAACTCCTATTTTTCGGAGAATGAAATTTTATTTTATAATCTAGATTGTAGTTCTGAGTTATAACAGGACAAATAGTTAAATCGAATACATCATTTTTTTGAATAGAATACTCTACTTTATAAGACTCTAAATCAATAATATCTTTACCTAATAATATTTTTAATTTACCTTCATTCAATTTTACTACAAATTTATTTCTTATACTTTTTCTATGCTCTAGATCATTATTAATTTTATTAATTAAGTTATTCTCATTTAAGGTACTTGTAATTTTTTTGTTTAATAGATCTTTTATCTCAGATTTTTCTAGCTGAATATCTTTAAACAATTGAATTATTTTATCTTCTCTTAATCTGTCTTGTGATAATTCATTAAAAACAACATAAGGGTTATTAATAGTAGAATAGACTGAAGGTTCTAATACTTGTTTGAATAAATCAATATCAAATGCTGTTTTATTTAGCTCTAAATAATAATAAGTTGCTTGATCTGCTCTTAAAAATTCAGCTTCTAAATTAGAATTGTCTAGTTTGAATAAATAATTAGAATTATTTTCAAAATAAGTGATTTTAAATACTATTCTTTCATAATATCTAATACTAACCTCAATAAGGTATTCTAGTGAAATTACATCTAAAAGAAATGCCTTGACAATATTCTCAAGTGGTTGATTAATTTTCTTAAAAAAAATAGAATCACTTTCTAATTGTGCAATGAACCTTATTAAGTTGTTGTTATCTAAAGAAGAATATATTTGTTTTCTCTTTTTAAAGTTATCGAGTAATTGATGAATCATTTTATTTATACTTTAGTATTAATTCAGATAACATAATGTAGTTTTCTATATCTTTATTATTATTAAATACCTTTAATAGATGTTCTTTATTTAGAATTATCTTTTCAAGGTCTATTTTATCTAAAATTCTATTCAAGAGATCTATTGATTCTCTTTTAGATTTTATTTCTTTAATTATATCTTGGTTGATATACTGCTTTAAATCTCCATTCATAATCTTGTCAAGAAATTCCATCCTATTTTTAGTTATATCAACTTCTTTAGAACACCCTTCAAAATTGTTATTCCTTATTCTTTTGTATTGATCTATATTCATGGCTTGTATTTAACATAAATTAATAACATCAATAAAAGGACAATTATGAATTATGATATGCTGTAAATATTCACATTTATTCGAAGTGGTGTTGTAGTTCATTTTAAGTATACTTAAAATGAACTATTATAGAATATTTTCAAATTGTTAATATTTGTTATACAAAAATCAGAGATATGTCATAAATAAGTTTTTATCTGTCATACAATTATAAACCTAAAACAAACAAATTAAATGAGAAACTATTTTTTATTAGGGCTTTTAATCAGCCTATTTTTTAGCTGTTCACCGATGAACGAGGCTATGCTAAACGGTGATATTTCACCAAACACAAAAGGAGCTAACGGACATTTGCCATTTAACCAACTTGACTTTATTAAGTCTGAATTTCAAAAAGTTTATTCTTACTCTCAGTTTGATAGTAATACGTTACTATTCGATCAAGCAACAATGGAGATTCAAGGAGCAGAAAGAGTTATTTTTGTACCTCTAAAAAAAAATGATTTAGAATACCCTCAATTTTTACGGTTGAATCAAAACTATAATGATACTAATTATACATTTAATTTAGTCATTATGCAGTACAAGTATCAAGATGCAATGTTATTATCAACTTATAATTTTAAAGAATCGTTACAAACGTTTCACGGTACTATTGCTGTTCTTGATTTAATGGATCCTCTACAAAAAACAGTAAATTATCATAGATTTATTCGAGGGAAAGAAGTAACTAAAAGAGAAAGGTTTCATGGAACAACAAGTTTTTCTCATTCTTGTACTGATGGGCAGTGCGGTGATGGTGGAGGAACAACTCCAAACGATTTTAGAGGATTAGGAACAAACGGAGGCATAAGACAGTTAGGAGGTGTAACTATAAAATCAGGCAGTTATCCTAATAGCAATAATTTAGGTGGTTTCGGAAAAGGCTTAACAAATTCACCTAATCATTTTGGGAATGGTAATCAGGGTTCAATCAGCGGTGGAGATGGAAGCGGAAGCACAACACGAGGGTATAAAGTAAAAAGTAGAGCAGAAGCAGAACGATTTGCCAAAACAAAATTCAAAAGTTCCATTCAAAATCGAATACAACAACAAGGACCTAAAAAATATATAGGTACGGCTACACGTTCTAATCCACTCATAACAATAACGTATGAAGTATATAAAGAAAATGGAAAATGGAATGTAAAAGAATCAGTAACGGGTTTTGTTTTTGCTAATAAATACAAAATATCTAGCGTTAGATCAGAATCAAATGGAAACGAGACAACTCTTAAAGTAACAGGTATAATGTCTCTGGGTTTCAATGTGATGAATTCTAATCTTTCAATCTCAAGAAGAGATGTTACTGAAATTGTCATTGATAATAAGAAAAACAGAATTAAAAAAATAATAGATTAAATATGTTAGATTCATTAACTTTTGACCAGTTTACTTATTTAGGTTTTTTTATTCACTTATTTATATTTTGTGTAGCATTTAGTTTATTTCTTTACGTTCTAAATATATTATTTTTATGGAGAAAAAATCTAAAATTAAATAATGAATATTTAAATATTCTTATAAAAAAAGAAAAAGAAGAAAGCAAGTAGTTTGTACCCCTTGAATTAAGACGGTTTGAGGGGCTTATTTTTCAAAGTCAAATAAAAGACCGATAAGAATAGAAAGTTCTTCTAGTTCTTCAAGACCTTAAGCTAGTATGAAAAATGTAAAACACGAGAAAATAAAAAAAAAGTCACTTTCATTTTTACTCTTGTATAATCAAGTAACATCTATTGGTTTTATTTTGTATCTAGTTTATTCTCTTTTAAAAGATGAAATAAATACAGAATTTTTTATTTATTCATTTAGTTTTATAGGTGTAAGTAATCTTTTATTATTATCATTCATATACTTTTTTCTTAAAAGAGCGTAAAAAAGAGACCTCCAAATCATGATTTGGAGGTCTCTTTTTTAGAGCGTTTGTCTCGTCCTGAATTAGTGTTACACAAAACGTAACATTATGAATGAAGATCAAGAATATCAGATTATAAAGGGATAAATCATAAAACAAATCAAATACAAGTGTTAATAATAAATTTATTAATTCTTTTGTTGAATGATTAATAAGAAAATAGATAAAGTAACAAACTAAATCAGTAACCTTTTATGTAATTATAAATTTGCCTTAATTACAACCTTTTTCATACCTACCCAGAAAACAAAACACTATTGACCGTAATGCCAAATAAAAATAAATTAGTTAATTCGTAATTTATTTAGATATTTTTTATACATCAAATAAGTCCAAACAAAGATAAAACTAACAATAGGTAGTAAAATAATAACCAAGACATATTTCAAACGATAATATTCAGTATAAAATGACTCTGTATTATTTATTAATAACCACATTATAGTTGTAATTAATCCTACATATGCAAACGATACTGGTAAAATATGTCCTAAATAATACTTCATTCTTTTGTAACTTTTGGGGAATTT encodes:
- a CDS encoding STY4851/ECs_5259 family protein, yielding MSEVILRKIRQRIDGRPLFQYKISEEEYRILRITLKNGDKDNLYWKVYFTLFAAEAFRRTYAGGHWTQDLIFKEISDIFRLSQPKFESAIKSGLKYLSRPLFRNNAGRQFLGTIARESGIPRDAFIENGYLVNTLREAFNGYTNFHTGNLLRDIQNLVLKQNTPEVLQSEVYYQILNDIIERAFELKHQFQLGKHADPIEYLDQVIPEWREELPIIFDGERGVNFLNTLISDVVQAPTLNDLKIQLSTYYNEENDLFINKLIFPDGHYTKEDLRVDTVLFDKVINAKILLYSIESSIEIEVGSTYKSFKNGREGFNIQRLGNSNLPSGAHLKKWELRFVDRFTEASFNLPIISETLWEELPWFFIKDQNNHWVYKGQGSVRTHRTEGLVIAKPTLAIQQSDITNFVVVNKEKHKVIHINQTIELKDEENLYRIALAQNKDDRPFLYYLSPAKTVYDNYFSLNAKTFLGVPYLVKQDKITLQKQRIQISNIEYFYAGKWHSNCHLGKVHIRYIEDGITVFLQRNVQVLPENFSYNLENNKIYLQNFDPFIPEVQRHEAVEWNNLDKGEEGALSVSFDEDFLKRKETIQFRLRNKEAEELDNLYFRLPVPSQSLKLLYNDKVVHTSELNVHQLDGYRLFFNNLSSASITKTISIRSTTDSQVCYTKKVTFPAQQVTLLPLLECYDLLLKAIAFGNNIHSAMAELTITGEKIRIRVHPHSGEHIEYNQEELSLSTQSNAEHVMLQALCLSSVLSKKAFLEMPYDITTQDWNLEVLDNKKPWLIFPDRTSKIQFKPFLVKAKEEASLLAEEETHLGSFSSIRKRKDRIAAYQKLFDTVALDEDHTVWDELELLYKRTKHLPFTTFDIWKAIATHPKMIIASIEIMPPQFLERLHNEFIINWYKFPVQDWVEMLSAFTNGLKEKDRSLFLESIFDQLEHRLHQSTLSKILKHKFLEEFYSNELSFGECQTNIMGYFAQLLQRTENVKHWTRNHDIVAFYNKNIPDSLKELFPNYLPIKDHHKSVVFLPVTLAYLSIFPQDDFSVEDFRLLKIIDFDRDWFQLIFNMVQHYIYSQKTQLQTQ
- a CDS encoding YaaW family protein — translated: MIHQLLDNFKKRKQIYSSLDNNNLIRFIAQLESDSIFFKKINQPLENIVKAFLLDVISLEYLIEVSIRYYERIVFKITYFENNSNYLFKLDNSNLEAEFLRADQATYYYLELNKTAFDIDLFKQVLEPSVYSTINNPYVVFNELSQDRLREDKIIQLFKDIQLEKSEIKDLLNKKITSTLNENNLINKINNDLEHRKSIRNKFVVKLNEGKLKILLGKDIIDLESYKVEYSIQKNDVFDLTICPVITQNYNLDYKIKFHSPKNRSWRDIDNILYHANKTEIDNLLKILDITSTSLIKEKLQSKSKNLLNSFDEYTYLDVVDKVMNHLSINDSHLTIAQKEQKIVEKSFQKALNKLTKEERLKLEQEFIKEAEKRGLNNVKGFAGVGGSMLLAQASGFGVYMMATTALGALTSALGITLSFGVYTGMTKALSVIIGPVGWIALGGAFVWKAFDSDFKRLTPAVINIHILRKKYLDEDEMYRF